Proteins encoded within one genomic window of Mycolicibacterium monacense:
- a CDS encoding Dabb family protein — protein MYSVIRLLDVDESERDDVLDTLRRSTFGAEWTLVEPTLPGVRNGGDILVRLRFSDRHARADAVTKLDELLDRNAVRHVNGATYSGSSTPGADGIATVYRALLLRVRPGTDEATVRRFEDDLRLLPRYVRTIHSWQLSRVEDAIGTSTWTHVFEQEFTDVDGLMGPYLMHPIHWAYVDRWFDPECPDMIVRDRVCHSFCRNDAVVHA, from the coding sequence ATGTATAGCGTCATCCGCCTGCTCGACGTGGACGAGTCGGAGCGCGACGACGTTCTGGACACGTTGCGCCGAAGCACCTTCGGCGCCGAGTGGACGCTCGTCGAACCGACGCTGCCCGGGGTACGCAACGGCGGCGACATCCTCGTGCGGTTGCGGTTCTCCGACCGGCACGCGCGTGCCGACGCCGTGACGAAGCTCGACGAACTGCTGGACCGCAATGCCGTCCGGCACGTCAACGGCGCCACCTACAGCGGCTCATCCACCCCCGGCGCCGACGGGATCGCCACCGTCTATCGGGCATTGCTGCTGCGCGTACGTCCCGGGACCGATGAGGCGACCGTCCGCCGATTCGAGGACGATTTGCGGCTACTCCCCCGCTACGTGCGGACCATCCACTCGTGGCAGCTGAGCCGGGTCGAGGACGCCATCGGCACGTCGACGTGGACGCATGTGTTCGAGCAGGAGTTCACCGATGTCGACGGGTTGATGGGCCCGTACCTCATGCATCCGATTCACTGGGCGTACGTCGACCGGTGGTTCGATCCGGAGTGTCCGGACATGATCGTGCGGGATCGGGTGTGCCACAGCTTCTGCCGCAACGACGCGGTGGTGCACGCCTGA
- a CDS encoding SDR family NAD(P)-dependent oxidoreductase gives MSRLLSGKTALVTGSSRGIGRAIAQRLAAEGATVVVTARSHTPSPSVRAGAAAALPGTIGETVEMIEAAGGTACGVAADLEDQQQRLRLIDEVLDRTGRLDILVNNAGYADYSVVEHMAMDTFDRTVEHYLRTPFVLSQCAIPHMRTQGAGWIVNIGSVTGMAPVRPFREYNKSSGDVVYASVKAALHRFTQGLAAELVDDDIAVNCVGPSTAVRTPGASQLIPDTFPTEPVEYLAETVLAMCHLPAADRTGLVAFSLHYPWSQGLPVHTLDGSAVLPPLEPPATANPNIRPAGL, from the coding sequence ATGAGTCGCCTGCTCAGCGGTAAGACCGCGCTCGTCACCGGAAGCAGCCGCGGCATCGGCCGGGCGATCGCGCAGCGCCTGGCCGCGGAGGGGGCAACGGTGGTCGTCACGGCGCGCTCGCACACCCCGTCACCGTCCGTACGGGCCGGTGCCGCGGCCGCGCTGCCCGGAACCATCGGGGAGACCGTCGAGATGATCGAGGCGGCGGGCGGAACCGCCTGCGGGGTGGCGGCCGACCTCGAGGACCAGCAGCAGCGGCTGAGACTGATCGACGAGGTGCTCGACCGTACCGGCCGGCTCGACATCCTCGTCAACAACGCCGGATACGCCGACTACTCCGTCGTCGAGCACATGGCCATGGACACCTTCGACCGCACGGTCGAGCACTATCTACGCACTCCGTTCGTCCTGTCGCAGTGCGCGATTCCGCACATGCGCACCCAGGGCGCGGGGTGGATCGTCAACATCGGTTCGGTCACCGGAATGGCGCCCGTGCGGCCGTTCCGTGAGTACAACAAATCGTCCGGCGACGTCGTCTACGCCTCGGTAAAGGCCGCCTTGCACCGCTTCACCCAGGGTCTGGCCGCCGAGTTGGTCGACGACGACATCGCCGTGAACTGCGTCGGCCCGTCGACGGCTGTGCGCACTCCCGGTGCGTCCCAGCTGATCCCGGACACGTTCCCGACCGAACCCGTCGAGTATCTCGCCGAGACCGTGCTAGCGATGTGCCATCTGCCCGCGGCCGATCGCACCGGGCTCGTCGCCTTCAGCCTGCACTATCCGTGGTCGCAGGGGTTACCGGTGCACACTCTCGACGGCAGCGCGGTCCTGCCGCCGCTGGAGCCGCCGGCGACGGCGAATCCGAACATCCGGCCGGCAGGGCTGTAG
- a CDS encoding IclR family transcriptional regulator codes for MTVQPGLAPVSPESTPSAVIDRVSLVLDAFDGPGRLTLAQIVRRTGLPRSSAHRMLERLVQLRWLRRNGRDYELGMRLVELGSLAVHQDRLHRAATPLLHDLHRATGLVVHLAVLDGADVVYLEKIGDRMVAALPSRVGGRQPAHCTAIGKALLAYNADACDDVDLDNRRTKYSIGSAAQLANELAKTRAHGVAFDREESLPGFGCVAAPIGAPGEAVAALSVCGPMGRMVFDQRLAAPVRMTAMGVWRNVEGGPQRVAPTLQQVRPLRSGPTPRPAHESTALQLA; via the coding sequence ATGACGGTCCAACCAGGACTGGCTCCAGTCAGCCCGGAATCCACCCCCAGCGCGGTCATCGACCGGGTCTCGCTGGTGCTCGATGCCTTCGACGGCCCCGGCCGGCTGACGCTGGCCCAGATCGTCCGGCGCACGGGGCTGCCCCGGTCGTCGGCGCACCGCATGCTCGAACGCCTCGTGCAACTGCGCTGGCTGCGCCGCAACGGCCGCGACTACGAGCTGGGCATGCGGTTGGTCGAACTCGGGTCGCTGGCCGTACACCAGGACCGGCTGCACCGGGCGGCGACGCCGCTGCTGCACGATCTGCACCGCGCGACGGGTCTGGTGGTGCACCTCGCCGTCCTGGACGGCGCCGACGTGGTCTACCTCGAGAAGATCGGCGACCGGATGGTGGCCGCACTCCCCAGCCGGGTCGGCGGCCGCCAGCCCGCGCACTGCACCGCGATCGGCAAGGCGCTGCTCGCCTACAACGCGGATGCGTGCGACGACGTCGACCTCGACAATCGCCGGACCAAGTACTCCATCGGCAGCGCCGCCCAGCTGGCGAACGAACTCGCCAAGACCCGCGCCCACGGTGTCGCCTTCGACCGCGAGGAGTCGCTACCCGGGTTCGGCTGTGTCGCAGCGCCGATCGGCGCACCCGGCGAAGCCGTCGCGGCGCTGTCCGTGTGCGGGCCGATGGGCCGCATGGTCTTCGACCAACGTCTCGCCGCGCCGGTCCGGATGACCGCGATGGGCGTGTGGCGCAACGTCGAAGGCGGGCCGCAGCGCGTCGCGCCGACCCTGCAGCAGGTGCGGCCACTGCGCAGCGGCCCCACGCCGCGTCCGGCCCACGAGTCGACCGCCCTGCAGCTCGCATGA
- a CDS encoding FAD-dependent oxidoreductase, with protein sequence MTADDVRPVPASSVTSWDHEADVVIAGYGVAGAAAAVEAAHADADVLVLERTGSWGGAASMAGGFIYLGGGTPIQKACGFEDSVDNMAAFLNAAMGPGADDRRIADYCEGSVAHFDWLVECGVPFKAEFFGEPGWEPMGDQGLMYSGGENSYPFNTIATPAPRGHVPQMSDKKQGEASAGYMLMKPLVETATAAGARALYDVRVQRLVVEADGRVTGMCARQYGTDVTIRARRGVVLATGSFAYNDAMVAQYAPRIAGRPAASIEQHDGQAIRMAQALGADLAHMDATEVAIFIDPQQLVRGVLVNERGQRFVAEDTYPGRVGQLTLYHQNNTAYLIIDGDAQEEAMASLSPQLMMRPPTWVCETVAELEAEIGLAPGSLQTTIAAYNDGAARGEDPLLHKKPQWLRPVGSPVGAIDLRESTGGFTLGGLQTSLDGEVLHVDGEPIPGLFAAGRSTAGLAAWGYASGISLGDGSFYGRRAGRAAAKG encoded by the coding sequence GATCGCCGGGTACGGCGTCGCCGGTGCCGCCGCGGCGGTCGAGGCCGCACACGCGGACGCCGACGTGCTGGTGCTCGAACGAACCGGTTCGTGGGGCGGAGCGGCCTCGATGGCCGGCGGGTTCATCTACCTCGGCGGCGGGACACCGATTCAAAAAGCCTGCGGCTTCGAGGATTCGGTCGACAACATGGCGGCGTTCCTGAACGCGGCCATGGGCCCCGGTGCAGATGACCGCCGGATCGCCGACTACTGCGAGGGCAGCGTCGCGCACTTCGACTGGCTGGTCGAATGCGGGGTCCCGTTCAAGGCCGAGTTCTTCGGCGAACCGGGCTGGGAGCCGATGGGCGACCAGGGCCTGATGTACAGCGGCGGGGAGAACTCGTATCCGTTCAACACCATCGCCACGCCGGCCCCTCGCGGACACGTCCCGCAGATGTCGGACAAGAAGCAGGGTGAGGCGAGCGCCGGCTACATGCTGATGAAACCGCTCGTCGAGACCGCGACCGCGGCCGGCGCCCGCGCGCTGTACGACGTGCGGGTCCAGCGCCTGGTGGTCGAGGCCGACGGCCGGGTGACCGGCATGTGCGCCCGCCAGTACGGCACCGACGTCACGATCCGCGCGCGCCGCGGGGTGGTGCTGGCCACCGGCAGCTTCGCCTACAACGACGCGATGGTGGCTCAGTACGCCCCGCGGATCGCGGGACGTCCCGCGGCGTCGATCGAACAGCACGACGGTCAGGCGATCCGGATGGCCCAGGCGCTCGGCGCCGATCTGGCGCACATGGACGCCACCGAGGTCGCGATCTTCATCGACCCGCAGCAGTTGGTGCGCGGTGTCCTGGTCAACGAGCGGGGCCAGCGGTTCGTCGCCGAGGACACCTATCCCGGCCGGGTCGGGCAACTCACGCTGTACCACCAGAACAACACCGCGTACCTGATCATCGACGGCGACGCGCAGGAGGAGGCGATGGCCTCGCTGTCGCCTCAGCTCATGATGCGGCCGCCGACGTGGGTGTGCGAGACCGTCGCCGAACTCGAGGCCGAGATCGGACTGGCACCCGGATCGCTGCAGACCACGATTGCCGCCTACAACGACGGCGCGGCGCGCGGGGAAGATCCACTGCTGCACAAGAAACCGCAGTGGCTGCGTCCGGTCGGGTCCCCGGTCGGGGCGATCGATCTGCGCGAGAGCACCGGGGGATTCACCCTGGGCGGCCTACAGACCTCGCTGGACGGGGAGGTGCTGCACGTCGACGGGGAGCCGATCCCCGGGCTGTTCGCCGCGGGCCGCTCGACCGCCGGCCTGGCCGCCTGGGGATACGCCAGCGGAATCTCCTTGGGCGACGGCAGTTTCTACGGCCGCCGGGCAGGACGCGCCGCCGCGAAGGGCTGA
- a CDS encoding alpha/beta hydrolase: MTGALDPQIADLIEGLDRGFPPVQTMTGAQARATIRSRFIAPAEPEPVAAVEDRSVGEIPIRIYHPAGAGPLPVLVYAHGGGFVFCDLDSHDGLCRDIANQTAAIVVSVDYRLAPEHPWPAAAEDVYAVTRWVADNCTALGADPGRIAVGGDSAGGNLAAVTALIARDRGGPSLVAQLLVYPMVTPDFTTESYRLFGSGYYNPAEALRWYWDQYVPNDFDRTHPYVSPLHADLSGLPPAVVVIAGHDPLRDEGVRFGEALSAAGVPTVVRRFDGGIHGFMTMPSLELAQTARAQLCQDAVALLTGVPAGG; the protein is encoded by the coding sequence ATGACCGGGGCGCTCGACCCGCAGATCGCCGACCTCATCGAGGGGCTGGACCGCGGCTTCCCACCGGTGCAGACCATGACCGGCGCGCAGGCACGGGCCACGATCCGCTCCCGGTTCATCGCCCCCGCCGAACCCGAGCCGGTCGCCGCGGTCGAGGACCGCAGCGTGGGTGAGATCCCGATACGGATTTACCATCCCGCCGGTGCCGGACCCCTGCCCGTCCTGGTCTACGCCCACGGCGGCGGTTTCGTGTTCTGCGACCTCGACAGCCACGACGGGCTGTGCCGCGACATCGCCAATCAGACTGCCGCCATTGTCGTTTCGGTCGACTACCGACTGGCTCCCGAGCATCCGTGGCCGGCCGCGGCCGAGGACGTGTACGCGGTCACGCGGTGGGTGGCGGACAACTGCACCGCACTGGGCGCCGATCCCGGACGTATCGCGGTCGGCGGTGACAGCGCCGGAGGCAATCTGGCCGCGGTCACCGCCCTGATCGCCCGGGACCGCGGCGGGCCTTCGCTGGTCGCCCAGTTGCTCGTCTACCCGATGGTCACCCCCGATTTCACCACCGAGTCGTACCGGTTGTTCGGGTCCGGGTACTACAACCCGGCCGAGGCGCTGCGGTGGTACTGGGATCAGTACGTACCCAACGACTTCGACCGCACGCACCCCTATGTGTCGCCGCTGCACGCCGATCTGAGCGGGCTGCCGCCTGCTGTCGTGGTGATCGCCGGCCACGATCCGCTCCGGGACGAGGGTGTGCGATTCGGTGAGGCGCTGTCCGCGGCCGGGGTGCCCACGGTGGTGCGCCGTTTCGACGGTGGCATCCACGGCTTCATGACCATGCCGAGCCTCGAACTCGCGCAGACCGCCCGCGCGCAGCTGTGCCAGGATGCCGTCGCTCTGCTGACGGGAGTTCCCGCCGGTGGCTGA